One stretch of Streptomyces sp. 135 DNA includes these proteins:
- a CDS encoding PhzF family phenazine biosynthesis isomerase yields the protein MTTKIPAAPSPAVLRYAAFTTDPSGGNPAGVVLDAAGLDDAAMLTIAADVGYSETAFLTAARDGGDGDTSGQHYTARYFSPKAEVPFCGHATVAAAVALAERDGAVTGDGEEAAYVFATRAGTVPVAVSRAAGTVRATLTSVTPHVEEAAPDDVAEALAALGWAADEPAADLPPRIAFAGARHLVIAAATRARLARLDYDFARLEALMRRLDLTTVQLVWRASRYVFHARDPFPVGGVVEDPATGAAAAAFGAYARELALVPPDSVLTLHQGEDMGRPGVLTVTLREGDRRVRVSGAAVQIPPAQA from the coding sequence ATGACGACGAAGATTCCCGCCGCCCCCTCCCCCGCCGTGCTGCGCTACGCCGCGTTCACGACCGACCCCTCCGGAGGCAATCCGGCGGGGGTCGTCCTCGACGCGGCCGGGCTCGACGACGCGGCGATGCTCACGATCGCGGCCGACGTCGGGTACAGCGAGACGGCGTTCCTCACCGCCGCCCGCGACGGCGGCGACGGCGACACCTCTGGGCAGCACTACACCGCGCGGTACTTCAGCCCCAAGGCCGAGGTCCCCTTCTGCGGGCACGCCACCGTCGCGGCCGCGGTGGCGCTCGCCGAGCGGGACGGCGCCGTGACCGGTGACGGCGAGGAGGCCGCGTACGTCTTCGCGACCCGGGCGGGCACGGTGCCGGTGGCGGTCTCACGCGCGGCGGGCACCGTGCGGGCCACGCTCACCAGCGTCACCCCGCACGTCGAGGAGGCCGCGCCGGACGACGTGGCCGAGGCGCTCGCCGCGCTCGGCTGGGCCGCCGACGAGCCGGCCGCCGACCTGCCGCCCCGGATCGCCTTCGCGGGCGCCCGCCATCTGGTCATCGCGGCCGCGACGCGCGCACGGCTCGCCCGCCTCGACTACGACTTCGCCCGGCTGGAGGCGCTGATGCGACGCCTCGACCTGACGACCGTCCAACTGGTGTGGCGCGCGTCGCGGTACGTCTTCCACGCCCGCGATCCGTTCCCGGTGGGCGGGGTCGTGGAGGACCCGGCGACGGGCGCGGCCGCCGCGGCCTTCGGGGCGTACGCCCGTGAACTCGCCCTCGTCCCGCCCGATTCGGTCCTCACCCTGCACCAGGGCGAGGACATGGGCCGGCCCGGCGTGCTGACGGTGACGCTGCGGGAGGGCGACCGGCGGGTGCGGGTGAGCGGGGCGGCGGTGCAGATCCCGCCCGCTCAGGCCTGA
- a CDS encoding DoxX family membrane protein, with product MTCSCLDRRDLGLLLLRAGTGGVLAAHGAQKLFGWFGGGGLEGTGAFMESIGYAPGKRNALTAGLAEAGGGTLLALGLATPAAGSAAAGAMAGAAAVHAPQGFFSQGGGYEYPAFLGMVCAALAVTGPGRYSVDHALGHCLNRAWMVPAALAGTAVGVLATLAARKKEVREQSEGVPPEA from the coding sequence ATGACCTGTTCGTGCCTGGACCGACGCGACCTCGGCCTGCTGTTGCTGCGCGCGGGGACCGGAGGAGTGCTCGCCGCCCACGGTGCCCAGAAGCTGTTCGGCTGGTTCGGCGGCGGCGGCCTGGAGGGCACGGGCGCCTTCATGGAGTCCATCGGCTACGCACCCGGCAAGCGCAACGCCCTGACCGCGGGGCTCGCCGAGGCGGGCGGCGGCACGCTGCTCGCCCTCGGCCTCGCGACCCCGGCGGCGGGCTCCGCGGCGGCAGGCGCGATGGCGGGCGCCGCCGCCGTGCACGCGCCGCAGGGCTTCTTCAGCCAGGGCGGCGGCTACGAGTACCCGGCGTTCCTCGGCATGGTCTGCGCGGCCCTCGCCGTCACGGGCCCCGGCCGCTACTCCGTCGACCACGCGCTCGGCCACTGCCTCAACCGCGCCTGGATGGTGCCGGCGGCGCTCGCCGGGACGGCCGTCGGGGTGCTGGCGACGCTGGCCGCCAGGAAGAAGGAGGTCCGCGAGCAGAGCGAGGGTGTCCCGCCCGAGGCGTAG
- a CDS encoding MOSC domain-containing protein — protein sequence MGARVTAVSSNATYSFSKPNRGCVTLLAGFGVEGDVHAGEKVKHRFRVRQDPDQPNLRQVHLIQEELFDELAADGFAVAPGELGENITTRGLDLLGLPTGALLRIGGSAVVEITGLRNPCRQIDDFRAGLMKKVVGRDESGAVVHRAGVMSVVHQGGEVRPGDAIEVELPEGPHRPLKTV from the coding sequence ATGGGTGCGCGGGTCACGGCGGTCAGCAGCAACGCCACGTACTCCTTCAGCAAGCCGAACCGGGGATGCGTCACGCTGCTCGCCGGGTTCGGCGTCGAGGGGGACGTGCACGCCGGGGAGAAGGTCAAGCACCGCTTCCGCGTCCGGCAGGACCCGGACCAGCCGAACCTGCGCCAGGTCCACCTCATCCAGGAGGAGCTCTTCGACGAGCTGGCGGCGGACGGTTTCGCCGTGGCGCCGGGTGAGCTGGGCGAGAACATCACCACGCGCGGCCTCGACCTGCTCGGCCTGCCCACGGGCGCGCTGCTGCGTATCGGCGGGAGCGCGGTCGTGGAGATCACGGGGCTGCGCAACCCCTGCCGGCAGATCGACGACTTCCGGGCCGGGCTCATGAAGAAGGTCGTCGGGCGCGACGAGAGCGGCGCCGTCGTCCACCGGGCGGGCGTCATGAGCGTGGTCCACCAGGGCGGCGAGGTCCGCCCCGGTGACGCGATCGAGGTCGAGCTGCCCGAGGGCCCGCACCGGCCGCTGAAAACCGTCTGA
- a CDS encoding aminoglycoside 3'-phosphotransferase/choline kinase family protein: MLPEVTTDEEWDRVVPNDAIMRPGAEDLCARLGLGGAPLTRYPEGSQAVYAIGDRHVLKLFPALDARDCVTEARVLGHVQGRLPVPTPELHDVGTYVNGWRYVLMSRLPGEGLATAWPRIPRADRERIITDAAQALAALHALDHEPLADVLGPGDWATFLAGQRAGAVEQQRKRGLPESWLEQIPAFLDSVTLPATGTGEVHGPALLHTEFMRQHLVVDPDDGWRLTGLLDFEPAMIGDRAYDFVGVGLFVTRAEPGLLPRFMKAYGTTYDPRRLLAYTLLHVYSHLPWYLRELPAPPEPTLDALAETWFGQDLS; this comes from the coding sequence ATGCTGCCCGAGGTGACCACGGACGAGGAATGGGACCGCGTCGTCCCCAACGACGCGATCATGCGCCCCGGGGCGGAGGACCTGTGCGCGCGGCTCGGCCTGGGCGGAGCGCCCCTGACCCGCTACCCGGAAGGGTCACAGGCCGTCTACGCGATCGGTGACCGGCACGTGCTCAAGCTGTTCCCCGCGCTCGACGCCCGGGACTGCGTCACCGAGGCCCGCGTGCTCGGCCACGTCCAGGGCAGGCTGCCCGTCCCCACCCCCGAGCTCCACGACGTCGGCACGTACGTCAACGGCTGGCGCTACGTCCTGATGTCCCGCCTGCCCGGCGAAGGCCTCGCCACCGCCTGGCCCCGCATCCCGCGGGCGGACCGGGAGCGGATCATCACCGACGCCGCGCAGGCCCTCGCCGCGCTGCACGCCCTCGACCACGAACCGCTCGCCGACGTCCTCGGCCCCGGCGACTGGGCCACCTTCCTCGCCGGGCAGCGCGCCGGCGCGGTGGAGCAGCAGCGCAAGCGGGGACTGCCCGAGAGCTGGCTGGAGCAGATCCCCGCCTTCCTGGACTCGGTGACACTGCCCGCCACCGGCACCGGCGAAGTGCACGGACCCGCCCTGCTGCACACCGAGTTCATGCGCCAGCACCTGGTCGTCGACCCCGACGACGGATGGCGCCTCACCGGCCTTCTCGACTTCGAGCCCGCCATGATCGGCGACCGGGCGTACGACTTCGTGGGCGTCGGACTCTTCGTCACCCGCGCCGAGCCGGGGCTGCTCCCGCGCTTCATGAAGGCGTACGGCACGACGTACGATCCGCGCCGACTCCTCGCGTACACGCTGCTCCACGTGTACAGCCATCTGCCCTGGTACCTGCGCGAACTGCCCGCTCCGCCCGAGCCCACGCTCGACGCGCTCGCCGAGACCTGGTTCGGGCAGGACCTCTCGTAG
- a CDS encoding class I SAM-dependent methyltransferase, translating into MTTDIDHPPRLTRLAFHGPLSEDRARRLVDRLAATEPRTVLDLGCGWGELLLRVVGAVPGATGVGVDIKAEDLARGRAAAEERGLGGRVVFAEESATDTARGPADVVLCLGASQALSSAPPPRSTAEALRALRGLVTPGGRVVLGEGFWERTPTQDELAAMWPDARTDEYLSLGDLVDAAVEAGFRPLWVETASAGEWEEFESGYRCDTEEWLASHSGHPAAAETRARVDAQRSSWLRGYRGVLGLAYLTLVPVA; encoded by the coding sequence ATGACCACTGACATCGATCACCCGCCGCGGCTCACCCGGCTCGCCTTCCACGGCCCGCTCTCCGAGGACCGCGCGCGGCGGCTCGTGGACCGGCTCGCGGCGACGGAGCCCCGTACGGTCCTCGACCTGGGCTGCGGCTGGGGCGAGCTGCTGCTCCGCGTCGTCGGGGCCGTCCCGGGGGCCACCGGCGTCGGTGTGGACATCAAGGCGGAGGATCTGGCACGCGGCCGCGCCGCCGCCGAGGAGCGCGGCCTGGGCGGCAGGGTCGTCTTCGCCGAGGAGTCGGCCACGGACACCGCGCGCGGCCCGGCCGACGTCGTGCTCTGCCTCGGCGCGAGCCAGGCCCTCAGCTCCGCCCCGCCGCCCCGCTCGACGGCCGAGGCGCTCCGTGCGCTGCGCGGCCTGGTCACGCCCGGCGGCCGGGTCGTACTGGGTGAGGGCTTCTGGGAGCGGACGCCCACTCAGGACGAGCTGGCCGCGATGTGGCCGGACGCCCGCACCGACGAGTACCTCTCGCTCGGCGACCTGGTGGACGCGGCGGTCGAGGCCGGGTTCCGGCCGCTGTGGGTGGAGACGGCGAGCGCCGGGGAGTGGGAGGAGTTCGAGTCCGGCTACCGCTGCGACACCGAGGAGTGGCTCGCCTCGCACTCCGGACATCCTGCGGCGGCGGAGACACGGGCGCGCGTCGACGCACAGCGTTCCAGCTGGCTGCGCGGCTATCGCGGTGTGCTCGGGCTCGCGTATCTCACTTTGGTCCCGGTCGCCTGA
- a CDS encoding MazG-like family protein — MDDHSREHLPDPTDSPDLWDTIDRLHGWLDAHNDRAPQEALLLRMLKLSEEVGEVAQAVIGATGQNPRKGTTHTWDDVRAELCDVVVTAMVALRTLTPDTRAVLTAHLRRVSERSENHVRGGS; from the coding sequence ATGGACGACCACTCCCGCGAGCACCTGCCGGACCCGACGGACTCCCCGGACCTGTGGGACACCATCGACCGGCTGCACGGCTGGCTCGACGCCCACAACGACCGCGCGCCCCAGGAGGCCCTGCTGCTGCGCATGCTGAAGCTCTCGGAGGAGGTCGGCGAGGTCGCGCAGGCGGTCATCGGCGCCACCGGCCAGAATCCGCGCAAGGGCACCACCCACACCTGGGACGACGTCCGGGCCGAGCTGTGCGATGTCGTCGTGACGGCCATGGTGGCGCTGCGCACCCTGACCCCCGACACCCGGGCCGTCCTCACCGCGCACCTGCGGCGGGTGAGCGAGCGCTCGGAAAACCACGTGCGGGGCGGTAGTTGA
- a CDS encoding nuclear transport factor 2 family protein, which translates to MSIQVNRLGDPVVRAFVAAVNSHDKEAFEALLAPGATMSDDGAEREIDDWTDREVFSSHGHMDVESESDAGRTLLVTYRNDAWGEMRTKWRFDIDDAGRIARFETGQA; encoded by the coding sequence ATGAGCATTCAGGTAAACCGGCTCGGCGACCCCGTGGTCCGTGCCTTCGTCGCCGCGGTGAACTCCCACGACAAGGAAGCCTTCGAGGCGCTGCTCGCGCCCGGCGCGACCATGTCCGACGACGGCGCCGAGCGGGAGATCGACGACTGGACCGACCGGGAGGTCTTCTCCTCCCACGGCCACATGGACGTCGAGTCGGAGTCGGACGCCGGCCGCACGCTGCTCGTCACCTACCGCAACGACGCATGGGGCGAGATGCGCACGAAGTGGCGCTTCGACATCGACGACGCGGGCAGGATCGCCCGCTTCGAGACGGGTCAGGCCTGA